From one Flavobacterium sp. N502536 genomic stretch:
- a CDS encoding DUF6090 family protein yields MEEELRKHLNKVAAAEMYQGKNFVEKIKHFVSEVIIIVFAVMLSISLHSWSENRHHQNEVEEFLTDLKEDLKEERNSQVKHIANVSTATEMFVELLKIDQKLIDSIDKSGDDVVFVLNFLTHQFDSGNYEGFKSSGKIGFIKNREIKKLILRFYEQRVPLTIEVENRYNNQIRILNDYATTAKDKKEMFLTRRSKVMFDLARQAGLQCDTVYKENIALIDSIIKELKNQ; encoded by the coding sequence ATGGAAGAGGAATTAAGAAAACATTTGAATAAAGTAGCAGCCGCTGAAATGTATCAGGGAAAGAACTTTGTAGAGAAAATAAAACACTTTGTTTCGGAAGTTATCATAATTGTTTTTGCGGTAATGCTCTCAATTTCGTTGCATAGCTGGAGTGAAAACAGACACCATCAAAATGAAGTAGAGGAGTTTTTAACGGATCTTAAAGAAGACTTAAAGGAAGAAAGAAACAGTCAGGTGAAACATATTGCTAATGTAAGTACAGCAACAGAAATGTTTGTTGAATTACTAAAAATAGATCAAAAACTCATTGACAGTATAGATAAAAGTGGAGATGATGTTGTTTTTGTACTTAATTTTTTAACACATCAGTTTGATAGTGGGAACTATGAAGGATTTAAATCGAGTGGCAAAATTGGTTTTATAAAAAACAGAGAGATAAAAAAGTTAATCCTTCGATTTTATGAACAAAGAGTACCATTGACTATTGAAGTTGAAAACAGGTACAATAATCAAATCAGAATACTAAATGATTATGCAACAACTGCAAAGGATAAAAAAGAAATGTTTTTAACCCGCCGGTCAAAAGTGATGTTTGATTTAGCAAGACAAGCCGGGCTCCAATGCGATACTGTTTATAAAGAAAATATCGCACTAATTGATTCTATTATTAAGGAACTTAAAAATCAATAA